The following are encoded together in the Flavihumibacter fluvii genome:
- a CDS encoding gliding motility-associated C-terminal domain-containing protein, with protein sequence MKLFVYLFLLLAAISSRAQKITTVAGNGTYGNSGNGGPATKAQLAWPVDIITDTTGNMYIADQDNNVIRKVDPTGVISIFAGTASPGYSGDGGPATAAQLHHPGKMCFDGGGNLYFTDQNGDVIRKIGINGIITSITTYNPVAGYSGDNGPLIAARFSSISGITFDQSGNMFIADYGNHVIRKVNPAGIVSTYVGDGTSGSGGDGGNAGSAQLNAPYAVVFDKAGNMYIPDNENHHIRKVNPSGIISTFCGTGAPGYSGDGASAIMAKLRYPWTIAVDREDNLYIGDAGNRVIRKVDENGIISTYAGNGTYGNTGDGGLPASAALGIVSAIRVDQSNNLLIAVRESFNVIRKVTNCHPAVPAITISSPSTGICPGAALEFTAAVVNEGSAAVYQWEKNGLPVGNNSPAYTGTALLNGDVITCRLSSTNNCESIIQVMSNPITISILPEPAILLAQTKTLCTGSTLTLDAGNFSSYKWSTGSLERAIRVDHPGLYAVTVTDTNGCTATGRIQVNAKECISGFFMPNAFTPNKDGKNDLLKPVLPENWTQFQFSIYNRLGQLVFQSANPLTGWDGITNGSKQDSNLYIWTCTYQIEGQPVQHQKGTVTLIR encoded by the coding sequence ATGAAGCTTTTTGTATACCTTTTTCTATTATTGGCAGCCATCAGTTCCCGGGCACAAAAAATCACTACCGTTGCCGGAAATGGAACTTATGGCAATTCCGGTAATGGTGGCCCGGCCACTAAGGCGCAACTGGCCTGGCCGGTGGATATCATAACAGATACTACCGGGAATATGTATATCGCGGACCAGGACAATAACGTCATCCGGAAAGTTGATCCGACTGGTGTCATCAGCATTTTTGCGGGTACTGCTTCTCCAGGCTACAGCGGAGATGGCGGGCCAGCAACAGCTGCACAATTACACCATCCGGGAAAAATGTGTTTTGACGGTGGCGGCAACCTTTACTTTACAGACCAAAACGGGGATGTCATCAGGAAAATAGGCATCAACGGCATCATTACTTCTATCACTACATACAATCCGGTTGCTGGTTATTCAGGTGATAATGGCCCGCTGATCGCTGCCCGGTTTTCCAGCATCTCGGGCATAACCTTCGACCAGTCTGGTAATATGTTCATTGCAGATTACGGCAACCATGTCATCCGTAAAGTCAACCCCGCCGGTATTGTTTCCACTTATGTTGGCGACGGAACTTCCGGGTCAGGCGGTGATGGTGGCAATGCAGGTTCTGCACAACTAAATGCCCCCTATGCCGTGGTCTTTGATAAGGCCGGTAATATGTATATCCCCGATAATGAAAACCACCATATCAGGAAGGTAAATCCCTCCGGGATAATTTCCACCTTCTGCGGCACAGGGGCTCCTGGTTATAGTGGCGATGGCGCTTCTGCAATTATGGCCAAATTAAGATACCCCTGGACCATCGCTGTTGACCGGGAAGATAATTTATACATCGGCGATGCCGGTAACCGGGTAATCAGGAAAGTGGATGAAAATGGTATCATTTCCACCTATGCCGGTAATGGCACTTATGGCAATACCGGTGACGGTGGTTTACCGGCCTCAGCCGCACTGGGCATAGTGTCGGCCATTCGTGTTGACCAGTCCAACAACCTGCTGATCGCTGTGCGGGAAAGCTTTAATGTCATCCGTAAAGTGACCAATTGCCATCCTGCAGTACCTGCCATTACTATTTCTTCACCTTCGACCGGCATCTGCCCGGGAGCAGCCCTGGAATTTACAGCTGCTGTAGTGAATGAAGGATCTGCAGCCGTTTATCAATGGGAAAAAAATGGCTTGCCTGTTGGTAATAATAGTCCGGCTTATACCGGAACCGCCCTGCTGAACGGGGATGTCATCACCTGCCGGTTAAGTTCCACCAACAATTGTGAAAGTATCATACAGGTAATGAGCAATCCAATAACCATCAGCATTCTGCCGGAACCAGCTATCTTATTAGCGCAAACAAAAACATTATGTACTGGAAGCACATTAACTTTGGATGCCGGAAATTTTTCCAGCTACAAATGGAGTACCGGGTCATTGGAAAGAGCTATAAGAGTGGACCATCCGGGCTTGTATGCAGTAACCGTTACGGATACTAATGGCTGCACCGCAACAGGAAGAATCCAGGTAAATGCAAAAGAATGCATATCCGGGTTCTTTATGCCCAATGCATTTACCCCCAACAAAGATGGAAAGAATGATTTACTTAAACCTGTCCTGCCGGAAAACTGGACCCAATTTCAATTC